Below is a window of Rhodamnia argentea isolate NSW1041297 chromosome 11, ASM2092103v1, whole genome shotgun sequence DNA.
CAAATAAAGCTCAGCTGCATGCTCGCATGACaataacaaaagaacaaaaccgAGTTCTGCATTGCATTGGTGTAAGTTTTAAAACGTCAGCAAAACTTGCACCTAGTCAAGGGTGGCTGTCGTAGCCCGTGCATGTAAGATTAAGAAAAGTAATAGAGGGATAGAAGAGAAGCTTCagcaaaaaagaatgaaatcTTGACCGAAGACCAGCCTTGGAGAGTGTGTCCAGTAAAATTTTACAATAGGTGGCTTGAGTCAAGCCAAATGGAGCAAAATTGTTCAGAATATTCTCTCTGTTTACAAGGGATGGAAGCGACACATAACAAAAAGGGACCAACTGTCCCTAACAAAGCGATCAACTACACAGTTGATCGATCATGGGACATATGCAACTACGTTTGCATAtgcaatgaaaaagaagaaacttcatCATATCGCATCAAGGAAAATGCCGACAAAATGCTCTAACGTCAGTGCTCATTGAAGAGTTCATTTAGCATCCAGTTTCAACTGAAGGCTATGAAGAAGCTCCTACGCTAACAACatgacattttatcaaataagccAGACGAGTTTTAGACTGACTATTTCAAGTTGCTTCTGCAATGCAATGGCGTCGATACCTTTGggaaaagatttagaagaatATGAGAGCATATAACAATAATGGGAAGGTTTCGAAAAATCTCACGCAAGTCAATAAGCTAGTAAAGAGAAAAGATCTAATGCGTAAATCAACAGGACAATGCCATTCAGTCAAAGTTACACACAAAACCACCAATACTCCAATTAAGGCCCACTATGCTGAACAGTGAACATGAAGTAGAATCCCTACAACACAACCAACAACAGCAAATAGGGTGAAAAATGATCCCACAGATGCACTCCAGAATACGCAGCTAACAATAGCTCCGGCATTTGCAAAATCCAAGCGAAAGGGAACAAAACCTAGGGAAATTTGCAATGGGAAAAAACCAGAATATGAAGCGAAGGAGCTTCGACCTGCAAAGAGGAGAGCTGAGACTCGAGGGCCTCGAGCGCATCGCATATGTTGAAGAGCCTCTCTGCTTCTTCCCCTTCCTCTGCTTCGTTGACCTCGCCATCTTCTTGCTTCTCGTCCGGTGGCGGAGCGGCGGAACTGGTGGCTTTGTGGACGCAGTTGCTGATCTTCAACCTCAGCTCGGTGGCTCTCGCCAACACCAACCCAATTCCCTCTTCTTCCATCTCCGTACAGCTCTTCCCTCAAaatcccttctttctttccaagttctttctttttgcgtTCGGGGGTCGCCAATTGTCAAACAGACGAGCTATCGTTAGGGTTTGTGaacggggaaaagaaaagggttttCTGGATTTGTCAAAAGGGGTGGGGAGCAGATTTTGCAGACAAAAGCCGCTAAACGTTACGACTTGGAGCCGctgtggcatttaagtgatcctgGTGCAGTCTCCGCAGATGACTCCTCTCGGCTTTTCTCGCTTGCTAGCCAGACACAGCTCACTCCGGAGCAATGGATAAAATTTCGTTTTTCGCCTGTTTGGGCCGGAAGACAGTGAAAGATCTCAATGCCCTTAGTTTTAGGACGATGCTATGATTACTCTCAACACCCGTTCAGTCCAGGGAATATGTTGAAATGTTTATGGTTAGGATGGAGAGGATAAAAGTAAGACTGAAAGATCAATCGAATTGGAAACCGACCGGACTAGGCCGATCAGCTTGATTTGGTCtccgattccataaaattaaaaCCGATTACGGTCGGTCCAAGAAACCAGACCGACtaatatattatttaaaaaaaattcctaaatttctaaaattcaaaagtgattaTTTGATGCTTAAAATGCTAAGTAAGTATAACTTCTAGATTTAGTGACATCGTGATGCAATTAAGGAGAGGTGATCCGGTGAATACATCGTTAATGtggaaaatttaatgaaaaatcacaaaaccaAATACGACCGGTCCAATAATTGAACCGCCCGGGAACCGGAGTGAATTGGATgggaaaccgatcacccctagttaAAAGCAATCCCAAGAGCGAGTCAAGCTACTACATATTTCTTTCACTGTTTTCACCAGGTATTGGGAGGGAACCGGGAGTATTCATTTTAAGAAACGTGAGTTTAAACATTCAATTCTCAAACAAAATAATCCGTTTGGGGTCGGACCATAACAGATTAATTTCTGGACAATGTGATGGATCGAAAGGAATGACACGCGAACAATTGGTCTTGCATCTCTAATCTCTCCTTTATCTCTAATTTGACCGTAAAATCAGTGGCAACAACCAAAATACATAACGCCCGAGGAACATCAGGTCTTGGATGAATCCTGTCATTATCTTCTATCCCCTTCACTTTCCCAACGGCAAGAGAACTACCCAGTCCTCATCCTTATGCTCGCAAACCTTGCTTATGAGCCCATCAGCCTCATGCTGAGGTCCAGAACCCAATCTTTGTGCCATCGATTCAATAGCACACCAATGGAGTACTTCTGTTTCTATCCGCATCAATCTGTCAACACGGAAAGAGTGGTAGTTGGGGAAGATATGTTGTGATGGACAAGAGGAACATGGAAGAATGAATTGTGAATGCCAGTGGTCCTCGTGGAAAACTGGGTATAATCACAAACAGCAAAATGAACAACCACATCTACGCAGCCTCACTTGCCGGGGCCTTGACCCGCGGCTGATCTAGTACACAATGATGCCGGAAATATATATTTGATATCATATCTCATAAATGAGTATATATTGTGCAACAATAAAAAAGACATGCTACCTCAGGCAGCACTTCTCTAAGAAATCTATAGACTATACCCCCATAAAATCCAAATGGCTTCGACTCTGTACAGGAGTTTTATGGAGAAAAGATATATATAAAGTTAAAGCAACGTGGAGTCCAGATTGCTACTTCCCTCCCAGGAAAGGTTGGGAAAACTAAGGACAAAAATAGATcaggaaaaggtaaaaaaattgcatttggaGACTGCAATGATGATGTCCAATCAAACGAGAAATGGCTCTTTTAGTTAGACTAGACTGTACACCCTTCACGCGGACAAACTATATGCAAGCTCCACCCATCATAACTTTTGGTCAGTATCCTCCTGCTGGCACATTAAGATCGATTAGTGTCCCAAACAAACCCTCCTTCCTGGCACGCTTCCTTGATGATCGTCCACCATCATCCAAACTCCCAGATCCGGAGGGTCGATCAGGTTCTGATGCTCCTAGTATGTAATTTCAACATATCAGTCATGCTACATTCTGAAATCCATTGGTTAATATAAACCCATGATCATAAGGTTATAAACAATGTCCCCTATAGGGGTGAAATAGCAGAATACAGCTTAGCAAACAACAGTTTTCCAACTCCAACACAGAGAAGCCaaccaaattagaaaaatcaacaaaGGAGAGGGGGGGCAGAACCATCACAAGGAGAGCCCTGGATGACAACTAGGAATCAGGCTCTAGATGAGCACAAGAAAAATAATCTGTTGAAAGTATAACAACCCTAATGAATAGGAACCAGGTCCACAAGGGAGAACACCCAAAAAAACTACTGCTGGCAAGACACGAGTGCAAATTTAGTAATTCTGTGGGAGAATTAATTGACAGAGAGTCTGTAGGGGTGGTGGTGCATCACATTTTTTATGTCACAttgttttttctgtttctttcaaattcaaataaacaaatcCAAGCAAAAATAGGAAGGAAAATCACTCAAGCCATATGTTCAGAATTGAACATTTAATACCAAATCAAATTATTGACCAGAGCgacaacaataattttttaccaGATTCTCAAAGGTATCACATAGAGCAAAGGGGAAAGGGGAAAAATTCCTAACAGGTCGAGAGACTACCAAACAGCTCATTAGCttctttcaatttcaaagcaagAAATTATGACATTGAAAGGTCTCAGATCGTCGGGGATAATGGAGAGCAATAGAAACAAAATATCCTTAGCCAAAGAGGAATGAACAAATACTcaactaaaactaaaaaaaaaaaaggtaaagtgGATATATAACCAACCATAAGGTTTGCGCGATATTCTGCACAAGAAGAGAGGAAAGCCAAAGGCAAAATTTCTCAGACCAGATCTGAAAGGACGTTCAGGAGAAAATACAAGAGGAGGGAAGTTAGGAAGATTAAAAGTAAATCAAAGGCATGTCTGTTCTAACCCTAAACACGctgatcagaaaaaaaaaattggggatgaAGGACATCAACAAGGGCATGACATGAGGACATCAAACAGGGCTTCAACATGAGCAGATGAAAGTCATTCTCCTATTTAAAGCTTTGGTGGAGAGAATGCTGAAGATAAAGCAAATTCCGCTAGACAAGAGAAACAGTTAGATGAGACAAAATAAAAACCATGAAACAATGTAATGATTGTCATGGCCAAAGCCCAAATATGAATGCCCCACAACAACTGATTGAGATATTCAAAAGTTGTTATGCTCTGAACTAAACAGTCTTTGGAATCTTATGACTGTCATTCTCAGAAGTGAGCAATGAAAAGAGCTCATAGATAGTTGCATCAGTTGCTATTTACCACTATGCATGTGTGTGCAAAGATACAATTGAAATGGGTGAAGAAAATTCAACCAATCTTACCGGCTTTATTGAAGTCCAAGGGTGGAAACTTATCAGACTCGTCAGCTTTTGCATTTAAAGCAGCAGCTCGCTCAATACCCTTTGACTTGTAAGGAGCAATGTTGTGGGTGCCAAGTAAGAGACAACCCAGTAAATCATTTTCAATGCATTCATACCTGTATGAAACTTCTAAATGAATGAAACCAATCTACCATTAGCTGCGAAAAATATTGAATAGCAATACTcacatttttttgcaaagcGTATCAGTAACCACAGATAGATTGATGACGTGCATCCTTACATCCATCACTTTTTTCTCATCATATTCATCAAATGGCTCTTCTAGAAACTTGGATAGTCTCTCCACATTAGACtcaagctgctgctgctggtctTCAAATAAGTGTTGTTTTATTTCTCTTTGTTCTTCTGTCATCTCATCCTTAAATAACTCCTCTCCAAACATATAGAATGCAAATGGGTATGAGTACAAAAGAACCCGCCTAGACCTGAATAGTCTGTAGAGCCCATTTGTTACCCAAGTGAAATCCCTAAGGGCTGATTCCTTCTCTTCAGATATGGATACTTTCTCTTGAATAGTTTCCCTCAGTTTGGTCTCAAGCTTAAATGAGTCTAAATGAGCCTTGTAGCGGTTATGATAGTGCATGTACCGATACAGATCCCGCTTTGCACGCTCAGATCTTTGCTCTTGGTCTTCCTTGTAGCGACCACAACTATGACCAGCAATACTCGACCAAGTATGGTCTCGCCCCGTAGCACCACCACACAGCCAACTGCATCGAGCAGGATCACATGCAGGTTTAAGATCAAGTGCACATTCCACATGAAAAGGCTAAGTAAGGTCACCAACCAAGAAGAAAGACAGGAAGGATAGAAatgttttaaccaaaaaaacaaaccaTAGTAATACGTTGATTAATTTTAATCCCTCAAGATGTTaaatggggaaaaaaaccaaattagTAAACGAGAAGAAATCAGATACCTTTTTCAAGATTGCAATAAGATGAATGCCACTATCACGGTTCCAAAGAACCTTGCACcatgaaaaaaatcacaaatataACAATGCTTATGCTAGACCCTTTTTGTTATTGGTGTAAAGCTTATGCTGGACATGCCAAAAGGAAGGATTGGTGCTTCGTAGAAAGCAATAAATTCAGAGATTATTCACCAACTTTTCTCAAGGAAAATAAGGAATCAAAAGAAGATGTAAAGGAtggtaaaaagaagaaaagatgataaTCACCAAAATGCCTGCCCACAGATACAGCTCACTAGATTGCATCCTCCATTTTTCTCCACTGGTTTGTGGCATTTTGGACAGGGCTTCGTGTGGACTGTAATCCAATTGACAGTTTCCGATTCATCTCGACACTTTTTACTCCAGAGTTCCCACATCAAGCACGAGCAAGGTGAATGTGTTTCTGATAAGCAACTGAAACAAAACTGTAAACCACACGAACATTCTACCTCACAGCATTCATCCTCTTCAATTCGTATTGCATTCCCGCAATGGGGAGTACTGGGACACCACTTAACCATTTTATTATCCTCAATGTAAGACTCAAGGAGGAATCGGTCGAATTTGT
It encodes the following:
- the LOC115735799 gene encoding probable E3 ubiquitin-protein ligase ARI1 isoform X2, which produces MDDCFICDEEGEYCSDRDSLDGLENEDSEYDWVPPKGPSTKVITKESLLSAQRGDLQRVMDLLSLREHHARTLLIHHRWDVEKLLAVLVEKGKACLFADAGVPLTEDQDLSLAKESTSIIMCGICMEEIPGSITTRMDCSHCYCNDCWTEHFVVKINEGQSKRIRCMAHKCNAICDEAIVRDLVRRRHPDLADKFDRFLLESYIEDNKMVKWCPSTPHCGNAIRIEEDECCEVECSCGLQFCFSCLSETHSPCSCLMWELWSKKCRDESETVNWITVHTKPCPKCHKPVEKNGGCNLVSCICGQAFCWLCGGATGRDHTWSSIAGHSCGRYKEDQEQRSERAKRDLYRYMHYHNRYKAHLDSFKLETKLRETIQEKVSISEEKESALRDFTWVTNGLYRLFRSRRVLLYSYPFAFYMFGEELFKDEMTEEQREIKQHLFEDQQQQLESNVERLSKFLEEPFDEYDEKKVMDVRMHVINLSVVTDTLCKKMYECIENDLLGCLLLGTHNIAPYKSKGIERAAALNAKADESDKFPPLDFNKAEPDRPSGSGSLDDGGRSSRKRARKEGLFGTLIDLNVPAGGY
- the LOC115735799 gene encoding probable E3 ubiquitin-protein ligase ARI1 isoform X1, which produces MDDCFICDEEGEYCSDRDSLDGLENEDSEYDWVPPKGPSTKVITKESLLSAQRGDLQRVMDLLSLREHHARTLLIHHRWDVEKLLAVLVEKGKACLFADAGVPLTEDQDLSLAKESTSIIMCGICMEEIPGSITTRMDCSHCYCNDCWTEHFVVKINEGQSKRIRCMAHKCNAICDEAIVRDLVRRRHPDLADKFDRFLLESYIEDNKMVKWCPSTPHCGNAIRIEEDECCEVECSCGLQFCFSCLSETHSPCSCLMWELWSKKCRDESETVNWITVHTKPCPKCHKPVEKNGGCNLVSCICGQAFCWLCGGATGRDHTWSSIAGHSCGRYKEDQEQRSERAKRDLYRYMHYHNRYKAHLDSFKLETKLRETIQEKVSISEEKESALRDFTWVTNGLYRLFRSRRVLLYSYPFAFYMFGEELFKDEMTEEQREIKQHLFEDQQQQLESNVERLSKFLEEPFDEYDEKKVMDVRMHVINLSVVTDTLCKKMYECIENDLLGCLLLGTHNIAPYKSKGIERAAALNAKADESDKFPPLDFNKAGASEPDRPSGSGSLDDGGRSSRKRARKEGLFGTLIDLNVPAGGY
- the LOC115735799 gene encoding probable E3 ubiquitin-protein ligase ARI1 isoform X3: MDDCFICDEEGEYCSDRDSLDGLENEDSEYDWVPPKGPSTKVITKESLLSAQRGDLQRVMDLLSLREHHARTLLIHHRWDVEKLLAVLVEKGKACLFADAGVPLTEDQDLSLAKESTSIIMCGICMEEIPGSITTRMDCSHCYCNDCWTEHFVVKINEGQSKRIRCMAHKCNAICDEAIVRDLVRRRHPDLADKFDRFLLESYIEDNKMVKWCPSTPHCGNAIRIEEDECCEVECSCGLQFCFSCLSETHSPCSCLMWELWSKKCRDESETVNWITVHTKPCPKCHKPVEKNGGCNLVSCICGQAFCWLCGGATGRDHTWSSIAGHSCGRYKEDQEQRSERAKRDLYRYMHYHNRYKAHLDSFKLETKLRETIQEKVSISEEKESALRDFTWVTNGLYRLFRSRRVLLYSYPFAFYMFGEELFKDEMTEEQREIKQHLFEDQQQQLESNVERLSKFLEEPFDEYDEKKVMDVRMHVINLSVVTDTLCKKMYECIENDLLGCLLLGTHNIAPYKSKGIERAAALNAKADESDKFPPLDFNKAECSMTDMLKLHTRSIRT
- the LOC115735799 gene encoding probable E3 ubiquitin-protein ligase ARI1 isoform X4, yielding MCGICMEEIPGIITTRMDCSHCYCNDCWTEHFVVKINEGQSKRIRCMAHKCNAICDEAIVRDLVRRRHPDLADKFDRFLLESYIEDNKMVKWCPSTPHCGNAIRIEEDECCEVECSCGLQFCFSCLSETHSPCSCLMWELWSKKCRDESETVNWITVHTKPCPKCHKPVEKNGGCNLVSCICGQAFCWLCGGATGRDHTWSSIAGHSCGRYKEDQEQRSERAKRDLYRYMHYHNRYKAHLDSFKLETKLRETIQEKVSISEEKESALRDFTWVTNGLYRLFRSRRVLLYSYPFAFYMFGEELFKDEMTEEQREIKQHLFEDQQQQLESNVERLSKFLEEPFDEYDEKKVMDVRMHVINLSVVTDTLCKKMYECIENDLLGCLLLGTHNIAPYKSKGIERAAALNAKADESDKFPPLDFNKAGASEPDRPSGSGSLDDGGRSSRKRARKEGLFGTLIDLNVPAGGY